The Gemella massiliensis genome contains a region encoding:
- the era gene encoding GTPase Era, with translation MLPIEKVKTGFVTIIGRPNAGKSTLLNNILKQKIAIMSDKPQTTRNIINGVYTDEDSQIVFIDTPGIHKPRHRLGDYMMKLANSAIKDSEIVYLIINANEKFGSGDQHIINIIKELNVPTFLLINKIDLISPENIIEIIEFYRNLHDFVEIVPISALKSINVDNLLKTTKKYLIPSIKMYPDDVITDSPEYFVISEFIREKVLQLTEQEIPHSIAVVIDKISKEKGKKKNIIATIVVERKSQKGMIIGKQGKMIKEIGIRARKDIEILLGERVFLELWVKVIDNWRSKPNLIRDLGYRDDVFD, from the coding sequence ATGTTGCCAATAGAAAAGGTTAAAACCGGTTTTGTAACAATTATAGGTAGACCTAATGCAGGAAAATCAACGTTATTAAATAATATTCTTAAACAAAAAATAGCTATTATGTCAGATAAACCGCAAACGACTCGTAATATTATTAATGGCGTTTATACCGATGAAGATTCTCAAATCGTTTTTATTGATACACCGGGTATTCATAAACCAAGGCATAGATTAGGTGATTATATGATGAAGTTGGCTAATAGCGCCATTAAAGATTCAGAAATAGTTTATTTAATAATTAATGCTAATGAAAAATTCGGTAGTGGTGATCAACATATTATTAATATTATAAAAGAACTTAATGTTCCGACCTTTTTATTAATAAATAAAATAGATTTAATTAGTCCGGAAAATATAATAGAAATTATAGAATTTTATAGAAATTTGCATGATTTTGTAGAGATTGTTCCTATTTCAGCTTTGAAATCTATTAATGTTGATAATTTATTAAAGACAACTAAAAAATATTTAATTCCAAGCATAAAAATGTATCCTGATGACGTCATTACAGATTCTCCCGAATATTTTGTTATTTCTGAATTTATTCGTGAAAAAGTTTTGCAACTTACTGAACAGGAAATTCCACATTCTATTGCGGTTGTTATTGATAAAATTTCAAAAGAAAAAGGTAAGAAAAAAAATATTATAGCTACAATAGTTGTTGAACGAAAATCACAAAAAGGTATGATTATTGGAAAACAGGGGAAAATGATAAAAGAGATTGGTATTCGTGCTAGAAAAGATATTGAAATACTACTTGGAGAAAGGGTATTTCTTGAGTTATGGGTAAAAGTAATTGATAATTGGCGTTCAAAACCTAATTTAATCCGTGATTTAGGCTATAGGGATGATGTCTTTGACTAG
- the recO gene encoding DNA repair protein RecO has product MSLTRNNYVTGIIIKKIKYRDYHEILHVLTEHGCIESFFYENVYKNKKKLKVNIPYKVLINYFPTGGMNKIIALEIENMYNTIIYDVMKNAYATNIIEYIAYSNDTYLNIYKLLGKCLDYMNRNISERLVTIYCLINLLKVHGFNFKYQKTDLEYVAYSFRYSIFVDKNHLDQGCYTINNSLVKLVYYFSIKPINFLETLDISDRELVSLFEFCNLLFKEYVGIETKSYPKIIELEKLLNSI; this is encoded by the coding sequence ATGTCTTTGACTAGAAATAATTATGTAACAGGTATAATAATAAAAAAAATAAAATATCGTGATTATCATGAGATACTTCATGTTTTAACCGAACATGGATGTATTGAAAGCTTTTTTTATGAAAATGTTTATAAGAATAAAAAAAAATTAAAGGTAAATATCCCATACAAAGTTTTGATTAATTATTTTCCAACAGGTGGGATGAATAAAATAATAGCATTGGAAATAGAAAATATGTATAACACCATAATTTATGATGTTATGAAAAATGCGTATGCCACTAACATAATAGAGTATATCGCGTATAGCAATGATACATATTTAAACATATATAAGCTTCTTGGTAAGTGTTTAGATTACATGAATCGTAACATATCTGAACGTTTAGTTACGATTTATTGCTTAATTAATTTATTAAAAGTACACGGTTTTAATTTTAAATATCAAAAAACAGATTTAGAATATGTGGCATATAGTTTTAGATACAGTATTTTTGTAGATAAAAATCATTTAGACCAAGGATGTTATACCATAAATAACAGTCTTGTAAAGTTGGTTTATTACTTTAGCATAAAACCGATAAATTTTTTAGAAACATTGGATATTAGCGATAGAGAATTAGTTTCCTTATTTGAATTTTGCAATTTATTGTTTAAGGAATATGTTGGAATTGAAACAAAATCATACCCAAAAATAATAGAGTTGGAGAAATTACTTAACTCTATTTAG
- the racE gene encoding glutamate racemase, which yields MSAIGVFDSGVGGLTVAREIMRQLPNETIYYFGDVKNCPYGDRKKEEIIKYTEKAVKFLISKGVKMIVLACNTATAAALDHLHDKYELPIIGVVQPGARRAIQASQNNKVLVLGTRFTAQSKVYNNEIDNINPEMTVYNKACPTFCPFIEAEGNLIPHATENLLKEALDETKKLDMDTVVLGCTHYPILKKEIEKFYGKDIKVISSGREAAREVSTVLTYEKLHQKKLNKTAHQFFISQEGKNFNNIASKWLKQDIIAQIVDI from the coding sequence ATGAGTGCTATAGGAGTTTTTGATAGCGGTGTAGGTGGTTTAACAGTTGCTAGAGAAATTATGAGGCAACTGCCAAATGAAACTATCTATTATTTTGGTGATGTGAAAAATTGCCCATATGGAGATAGAAAAAAAGAAGAAATTATTAAGTACACAGAAAAAGCTGTGAAGTTTTTAATTAGTAAAGGCGTTAAGATGATTGTTTTAGCGTGCAATACTGCGACTGCGGCAGCTCTTGATCATTTGCATGATAAATATGAACTTCCGATAATCGGGGTAGTTCAACCGGGTGCAAGGCGTGCTATTCAGGCATCGCAAAACAACAAAGTATTAGTATTGGGAACACGTTTTACCGCACAGTCTAAAGTATATAATAACGAAATCGATAATATTAATCCGGAAATGACGGTATATAATAAAGCATGTCCGACGTTTTGTCCTTTTATTGAAGCTGAAGGTAATCTTATTCCTCATGCTACCGAAAATCTATTAAAAGAAGCATTGGATGAAACAAAAAAACTGGACATGGATACTGTTGTTCTTGGTTGTACACATTACCCTATATTAAAAAAAGAAATAGAAAAATTTTATGGTAAGGATATTAAAGTTATTTCTTCCGGTAGGGAAGCCGCACGTGAAGTGAGTACCGTCCTTACTTATGAAAAATTACATCAAAAAAAATTAAATAAAACTGCACATCAATTTTTTATATCTCAAGAAGGAAAAAATTTTAATAATATAGCTTCGAAATGGTTAAAACAAGATATTATTGCACAGATAGTGGATATTTAA
- a CDS encoding XTP/dITP diphosphatase, giving the protein MKELVLASNNTHKIEEIKEILTNYNILSLADVGFFDEIIEDGVTFEENALIKARIISNYTKKTSIADDSGLVIDLLNGEPGIYSSRYSKEQTDEKNIEKVITKLNGKESPAHFVSVIALVTPNGEEITFRGECHGKIISKQRGNNGFGYDPIFYIEKLNKTFAELSSEEKNSISHRRNSLNELASYLREQINEN; this is encoded by the coding sequence ATGAAAGAGTTGGTATTAGCATCAAATAATACACATAAAATTGAAGAAATTAAAGAAATTTTAACAAATTATAATATATTAAGCCTTGCCGATGTTGGATTTTTTGATGAAATTATTGAAGATGGAGTCACTTTTGAAGAAAATGCACTTATAAAGGCGAGAATTATTTCTAATTATACTAAAAAAACTTCAATAGCCGATGATAGTGGGTTGGTAATAGATTTATTAAATGGTGAACCGGGTATTTATTCTTCTCGCTATTCAAAGGAACAAACTGATGAAAAAAATATTGAAAAGGTAATAACAAAACTTAATGGGAAAGAATCTCCGGCACATTTTGTATCTGTTATAGCTTTAGTAACTCCCAATGGAGAAGAGATAACATTTAGAGGAGAATGTCATGGAAAAATCATTTCAAAACAACGTGGTAATAACGGATTTGGTTATGACCCAATTTTTTACATAGAAAAATTAAATAAAACATTTGCTGAACTAAGCAGTGAAGAAAAAAATTCTATTAGTCATAGAAGAAATTCTTTAAACGAATTAGCAAGTTACTTAAGGGAACAAATTAATGAAAACTAA
- a CDS encoding ferredoxin translates to MKTKINREDCIACGNCSAICPDVYDYDEDGIAFCHIDNNSMSAVIPEKYESLIKEACENCPTESVIVEDNKEGEQIEY, encoded by the coding sequence ATGAAAACTAAAATAAATAGGGAAGATTGTATTGCATGTGGGAATTGCAGTGCAATTTGCCCGGATGTATACGATTATGATGAAGACGGCATAGCATTTTGTCATATTGATAATAATTCTATGAGTGCAGTTATTCCTGAAAAATATGAAAGTTTAATAAAAGAAGCATGTGAGAATTGCCCGACTGAGTCAGTTATTGTGGAAGATAATAAGGAAGGAGAGCAGATTGAGTACTAA